A stretch of Corallococcus macrosporus DNA encodes these proteins:
- a CDS encoding lysylphosphatidylglycerol synthase domain-containing protein: MSNVHHEGALAGPGAVVREGLSTTPCVWRRRLLTVLKPLFAMGGLGMLGTLVHKAGAGELKATLADALPLLPWVVFLEMGRQACDATATRLSYGARSGQVPLSVLVRAQLIGTAVSSMAPAGRTAAEATKATMLTPYTGGAAAAAAAATSQSASLGAGGLISFPCALAAYVMTGWSAFTVAMLVHGFVLLLASLGVRAALRAKRLGAWMRRRCGKWGTHAEAFQTSVCAGGLCPWRPMLAFLGSRVLQVMQYAVLAHAVGIDATVVQALFTQGLYLVALAMGSLVPGQVGVTDGMFSLAAGAMGTTAAKAMSIALLAHTVQAVFVLVGALTPLVWRAKAKVAAAAPVVPPVLPAPVYR, from the coding sequence GTGAGCAACGTGCACCACGAAGGGGCCCTGGCCGGGCCGGGGGCCGTCGTCAGGGAGGGGCTTTCCACCACACCGTGCGTCTGGAGACGCAGGCTGCTCACGGTGCTCAAGCCCCTGTTCGCGATGGGGGGCCTGGGCATGCTGGGCACCCTGGTGCACAAGGCCGGCGCGGGGGAACTGAAGGCGACGCTCGCGGACGCGCTGCCGCTGCTCCCCTGGGTGGTGTTCCTCGAAATGGGACGGCAGGCCTGCGACGCCACGGCGACGCGCCTGTCCTATGGCGCCCGCTCGGGGCAGGTTCCCCTGTCGGTGTTGGTGAGGGCGCAATTGATTGGCACCGCGGTGTCGAGCATGGCGCCCGCGGGCCGGACGGCGGCGGAGGCGACGAAGGCGACGATGTTGACGCCCTACACTGGCGGCGCGGCGGCGGCGGCGGCGGCGGCCACGTCGCAGTCGGCGTCGCTGGGGGCCGGAGGGCTCATCTCCTTCCCGTGCGCGCTGGCGGCCTACGTGATGACGGGCTGGAGCGCGTTCACGGTGGCGATGCTGGTGCACGGCTTCGTGTTGCTGCTCGCGTCGCTGGGCGTGCGCGCGGCGCTCCGGGCGAAGCGGCTGGGCGCGTGGATGCGCAGGCGGTGCGGGAAGTGGGGCACGCACGCGGAGGCATTCCAGACGTCGGTGTGCGCCGGAGGGCTGTGTCCGTGGCGGCCAATGCTGGCGTTCCTGGGCAGCCGGGTGTTGCAGGTGATGCAGTACGCGGTGCTGGCGCACGCGGTGGGCATCGACGCGACGGTGGTGCAGGCGCTGTTCACGCAGGGGCTCTACCTGGTGGCGCTGGCGATGGGCTCGCTGGTGCCCGGGCAGGTGGGCGTGACGGACGGCATGTTCTCGCTGGCGGCGGGAGCGATGGGGACCACGGCCGCGAAGGCCATGTCCATCGCGCTGCTCGCGCACACGGTGCAGGCGGTGTTCGTGCTGGTGGGGGCGCTCACGCCGCTGGTGTGGCGCGCGAAGGCGAAGGTGGCGGCCGCCGCGCCGGTGGTGCCGCCCGTGCTGCCCGCGCCCGTGTACCGCTGA
- a CDS encoding IS5 family transposase: protein MRRHKLTDAEWSRLEPLLGSRSGPPSKRGDRDFINAVIWRVKTGVQWRDLPERFGHWKTVYNRFHRWVQAGRWEAIFKALRLEVDERGSLADASVVRAHQDASGEKGAEEMLWGVFEEVFQRRFMPSQRRAVSRSTSR, encoded by the coding sequence GTGCGCCGACATAAGCTGACCGATGCCGAATGGAGCCGCCTTGAGCCCCTCCTGGGCTCTCGCAGCGGACCACCTTCGAAGCGTGGGGACCGCGACTTCATCAACGCCGTCATCTGGCGGGTGAAGACGGGCGTGCAGTGGCGCGACCTGCCCGAGAGGTTCGGCCACTGGAAGACGGTCTACAACCGTTTCCACCGCTGGGTGCAGGCCGGCAGATGGGAAGCCATCTTCAAGGCCCTGCGACTGGAAGTGGATGAGCGCGGCTCGCTCGCGGATGCATCTGTCGTCCGAGCGCACCAGGACGCCTCGGGCGAAAAGGGGGCCGAAGAAATGCTCTGGGGCGTTTTCGAGGAGGTTTTTCAACGAAGGTTCATGCCGTCACAACGACGGGCGGTAAGCCGCTCCACATCGAGGTAA
- a CDS encoding transposase yields MGRFRGGFSTKVHAVTTTGGKPLHIEVTPGQQHESTIAEELLVHAEGDAFIADTGYDAERIRTNAEKAGMTPVIHPTPAESSRLRWTAPSIGCATGCSASSTTSSAFALRLPATTRRRPATSPSSTSHPCFSGCVNQGQPLVFSKPYSPTTPTIHYDD; encoded by the coding sequence CTGGGGCGTTTTCGAGGAGGTTTTTCAACGAAGGTTCATGCCGTCACAACGACGGGCGGTAAGCCGCTCCACATCGAGGTAACGCCCGGCCAGCAGCATGAGTCCACCATAGCGGAGGAGTTGCTGGTGCACGCCGAGGGCGACGCCTTCATTGCGGACACCGGCTATGACGCCGAGCGTATTCGCACCAATGCCGAGAAGGCGGGGATGACGCCTGTGATTCATCCCACCCCAGCAGAAAGCAGCCGCCTCCGCTGGACCGCGCCCTCTATCGGCTGCGCTACCGGGTGTAGTGCTTCTTCCACGACCTCAAGCGCTTTCGCGCTGCGGCTACCCGCTACGACAAGACGGCGACCTGCTACCTCGCCGTCCTCCACGTCGCATCCATGCTTCTCTGGCTGCGTTAATCAGGGACAGCCCCTAGTCTTCTCCAAGCCATACTCACCGACGACACCCACGATTCACTACGACGATTGA
- a CDS encoding DEAD/DEAH box helicase, with translation MRPDAKSLGLLRVTRAKAKMYEYAVPAGEHIELSSRPADLLVLTIGILGDLTAESNGSGGDENPTGESLRFAARYFDAFRQSHLAGSLDTYLLVLGAAAYYLCGLPGSAKVLVDEVDLDNLELEVDGLEVLLSWVLQGDLISPPVARRGRYEESIHVIGRALVGHMSGGGETSLLLDLVGRLRAYAYSAGTARELLFADVIAAVVRRKCENSSWRCLPLYSGLEEGVWADVLSNPKFIREFWPAQRLIGEQGVLKGGSAVIQMPTSAGKSRAIEIIIRAAFLGGRASLAVVVAPFRALCHEIRDNLAEAFRGELVSVNELTDVFRMDLDVDEITSGYGVVVVTPEKLAYVLRHAPELAHKVGLIFFDEGHQFDAGVRGVTYELLLTSLKRMLPGHVQVVMISAVISNAESIGDWLGGERLRVVSGRDLLPTERTVAFASWQDRLGRLEFVEPLAPEQQRFFVPRVIEELQLQLKPRERAVRYFPNKDSGTSIALYLGIKLSAQGSVAVFCGTKAVAMAMCDLVVDIFERNVPMIAPAVHSDSAEVRLLGDLFASNMGEDAAVTASARAGVFSHHGNIPHGVRLAVEYAMKMNLAKVVICTSTLAQGVNLPIRYLIVSSVWQGAEKVTARDFHNLIGRVGRSGMHTEGSVIFSNPEVYDLRKSYAGRRLWSEVKDLLRFESAAPCASSLLKMVLPLDGDQPGVQLDVDPYSIAESYVAGASVGAVWAFEMASAHAEIGFSIPSLERQFLERWASFAAVESFLMAHLEDGEPEDLDARLLDVVGETLAFYLAEDDERDRLVEVCALLARNVQEKIGISERRPVFSRMMYGVDEAVSINLWVVDNVERMEGSGGEFGLLSVVWPLMVARFRGHAFHKFEPNDFLFYVASLWIDGFSFGEISQVVDFVQARFVHGEVGRAVRVEHLVELCEGCVGFEGALALGAVAEALGLVRPDLQQLGMALRTLQARVKYGLPDGASVFVYELGLADRELAQEVAGCIGECYSREAVLWALSQEHAAVREVLLRYPSYFAGVFDGIVQSS, from the coding sequence ATGAGGCCTGATGCAAAGTCGTTGGGCTTGCTGCGTGTGACAAGGGCAAAGGCGAAGATGTATGAATATGCAGTTCCAGCTGGAGAGCATATTGAGCTCTCCTCACGGCCCGCTGATCTGCTTGTTCTTACGATAGGTATTTTAGGTGACTTGACTGCAGAGAGTAATGGTTCGGGTGGCGACGAGAATCCAACGGGAGAGTCATTGCGCTTTGCGGCTCGCTACTTTGATGCATTTAGGCAGTCTCATCTTGCAGGCTCGTTGGATACCTATCTGTTGGTGCTTGGGGCCGCAGCGTACTATCTATGCGGGTTGCCCGGGAGTGCAAAAGTTCTAGTTGATGAAGTCGACTTGGATAATTTGGAGCTAGAGGTAGATGGATTGGAGGTTTTGCTTTCATGGGTATTGCAGGGAGACTTGATTAGTCCTCCTGTTGCTAGGCGCGGTAGGTATGAAGAGTCGATCCATGTGATTGGTCGAGCGCTGGTGGGGCATATGTCTGGCGGCGGTGAGACGTCGCTTCTTTTGGATTTAGTGGGTCGGTTGCGAGCCTATGCGTATAGTGCTGGAACTGCGCGTGAGTTGCTTTTTGCGGATGTGATAGCTGCTGTTGTTCGGCGTAAGTGTGAGAACTCTAGTTGGCGCTGTCTGCCGCTCTACTCAGGTCTTGAAGAGGGAGTTTGGGCAGATGTTTTGAGCAACCCGAAATTCATTCGAGAATTTTGGCCGGCTCAGCGCTTAATTGGAGAGCAAGGAGTGTTGAAGGGCGGTTCCGCAGTGATTCAAATGCCCACAAGCGCCGGAAAGAGCCGGGCAATTGAAATTATTATTCGGGCTGCATTTTTGGGCGGACGAGCCTCCCTGGCAGTTGTTGTTGCTCCATTTCGCGCCCTTTGTCACGAGATCCGCGACAACCTAGCAGAGGCGTTTCGTGGCGAGTTGGTTTCCGTTAACGAATTGACGGATGTTTTTAGAATGGATCTTGATGTCGACGAGATAACGTCTGGGTATGGCGTAGTTGTTGTGACGCCAGAAAAACTCGCTTACGTCCTGCGGCATGCGCCGGAACTGGCCCATAAGGTTGGTTTGATCTTCTTTGATGAGGGGCACCAGTTCGATGCCGGTGTTCGCGGCGTCACGTATGAATTGCTTCTAACGTCACTGAAGCGAATGCTTCCTGGTCATGTTCAGGTGGTGATGATTTCCGCAGTTATATCAAACGCGGAAAGCATTGGTGATTGGCTTGGCGGAGAGCGCCTGCGGGTTGTATCAGGGCGCGATTTGCTCCCTACGGAAAGAACAGTTGCCTTTGCGAGTTGGCAAGATAGGCTAGGGAGGCTCGAATTTGTTGAGCCGCTTGCTCCTGAACAGCAGCGGTTTTTCGTGCCGCGTGTGATTGAGGAATTGCAGCTTCAATTGAAGCCGCGCGAGCGAGCAGTTCGCTATTTCCCCAATAAGGATAGTGGAACGTCAATCGCATTGTATCTGGGGATTAAGCTGTCTGCCCAGGGTAGTGTAGCGGTCTTTTGTGGAACGAAGGCCGTTGCAATGGCCATGTGCGATCTCGTGGTGGATATTTTTGAGCGAAATGTTCCAATGATTGCCCCGGCTGTGCACTCAGATAGTGCTGAGGTGCGCCTGTTGGGAGACTTGTTTGCGAGCAACATGGGTGAGGATGCGGCTGTGACTGCTAGCGCGCGAGCCGGCGTCTTTAGCCACCACGGCAATATTCCCCACGGTGTTCGGCTAGCTGTTGAGTATGCAATGAAAATGAATCTCGCAAAGGTGGTGATATGTACCTCCACCTTGGCGCAAGGGGTGAATCTCCCAATACGGTATTTGATTGTTTCGAGTGTGTGGCAAGGGGCGGAGAAAGTTACTGCTAGAGACTTTCACAACCTGATTGGGCGTGTCGGCAGATCGGGAATGCACACTGAAGGTAGTGTCATCTTCTCGAATCCAGAAGTATACGACCTGAGAAAGAGTTATGCTGGTAGGCGGTTGTGGTCTGAGGTTAAGGATTTGTTGAGGTTTGAGTCGGCGGCCCCATGTGCTAGCTCGTTGTTGAAAATGGTTTTGCCTCTAGATGGCGATCAACCTGGTGTTCAGTTGGATGTAGATCCGTATTCAATTGCAGAGTCGTACGTTGCAGGCGCTTCAGTTGGAGCTGTGTGGGCGTTCGAAATGGCTTCGGCCCATGCTGAGATAGGGTTTTCGATACCCAGCTTAGAACGACAGTTTCTGGAGAGGTGGGCTAGTTTTGCAGCTGTGGAAAGCTTCCTGATGGCACATCTTGAGGACGGCGAGCCTGAAGACTTGGATGCACGCCTGTTGGATGTGGTGGGCGAGACCTTGGCTTTCTACTTGGCTGAGGATGATGAGCGAGACAGGTTGGTGGAAGTGTGTGCGTTGTTGGCCAGGAATGTTCAAGAGAAGATTGGGATATCTGAACGGCGCCCCGTGTTCTCAAGGATGATGTATGGTGTTGATGAGGCGGTTTCAATTAATCTGTGGGTTGTTGACAATGTTGAGCGAATGGAAGGCTCGGGTGGTGAGTTTGGCCTGTTGTCGGTTGTTTGGCCGTTGATGGTTGCTCGGTTTAGGGGGCATGCTTTTCATAAGTTTGAACCAAATGATTTTCTTTTTTATGTGGCCAGTTTGTGGATTGATGGATTTTCTTTCGGGGAGATTTCTCAAGTTGTGGACTTTGTTCAGGCGCGTTTTGTTCATGGGGAGGTCGGGCGTGCTGTTCGAGTTGAGCATTTAGTTGAGTTGTGTGAGGGATGTGTGGGATTCGAGGGTGCACTTGCTCTGGGGGCCGTGGCTGAGGCTCTAGGGTTGGTTCGTCCTGACTTGCAGCAGCTTGGAATGGCGCTGCGTACGCTCCAGGCTCGGGTGAAGTACGGCCTGCCAGATGGGGCTTCTGTTTTTGTGTATGAGCTTGGTTTGGCTGACAGGGAATTGGCGCAGGAGGTTGCTGGATGTATTGGTGAGTGCTATTCGCGGGAAGCAGTGTTGTGGGCGCTGTCCCAAGAACATGCTGCGGTGCGTGAAGTGCTTCTTAGGTACCCATCCTACTTTGCAGGAGTGTTTGATGGGATTGTTCAATCGTCGTAG
- a CDS encoding molybdopterin oxidoreductase family protein, whose translation MALRAISSQNNVHFRTCNLCEAMCGVRIEVADGRITSIKGDAEDPFSRGHICPKAVALRDLHEDPDRLRHPMKRTASGWERVSWEDAFRDISQRLHDLQKEHGPNAVGAYLGNPNVHNLGAMMFGPMLLRALRSRNRFSATSVDQLPHQLAAHLMFGHQLLVPIPDIDRTRYMLMLGANPLASNGSLMTTPDVRARLRAIQERGGKVVVIDPRRTETAGIADQHVFIRPGTDALALFSLLHVVLEGNAHRMGRLAAFVDGLDTVVPLVRDFAPERTALHTGIAPEVLRGIARGFLAADGAVCYGRVGVSTQPFGSLCQWLINVLNIVTGNLDREGGALFTLPAFDLIGGPRAFGVGPGSHGRWKSRVRGLPESSGELPVAALAEEILTPGEGRIRALITVAGNPVLSTPNGTQLDAALGQLDFMVSVDPYLNETTRHAHYILPPASLLERGHYDLVFHVLAVRNTAKYSPPVFQAGPDSLQDWEIALELQHRLETLRKGRSVRARLQHQALKRLGPERILDLGLRMGPYGTRFHPLKKHGLSLAKLRAAPHGIDLGPLKPSLPGRLRNRSKRIQLAPELFVADVARLRAAFPDDAAPREGELLLIGRRHLRDNNSWMHNVAGLVKGRPRCTLMIHPDDASRIGLTDGVNATIRSRVGEVTVPVAVTADVMPGVVSLPHGYGHQRPGIRQQVASAHAGASINDLTDDQALDVVSGNAAFSGTPVQVRPA comes from the coding sequence ATGGCATTGCGCGCAATCTCAAGTCAGAATAACGTCCACTTCCGCACCTGCAACCTGTGTGAGGCCATGTGCGGCGTGCGCATCGAGGTGGCGGACGGGCGCATCACGTCCATCAAGGGCGACGCGGAGGACCCGTTCAGCCGAGGGCACATCTGTCCCAAGGCCGTGGCGCTGCGCGACCTGCACGAGGACCCGGACCGGCTGCGCCACCCCATGAAGCGCACCGCGTCCGGCTGGGAGCGCGTGTCCTGGGAGGACGCGTTCCGCGACATCAGCCAGCGGCTCCATGACCTCCAGAAGGAGCACGGACCGAACGCCGTGGGCGCGTACCTGGGCAACCCCAACGTGCACAACCTGGGCGCGATGATGTTCGGGCCCATGCTGCTTCGCGCGCTGCGCTCACGGAACCGGTTCTCCGCGACGTCTGTTGATCAGCTCCCCCACCAGCTCGCGGCCCACCTCATGTTCGGCCACCAGTTGCTGGTGCCCATCCCGGATATCGACCGCACCCGGTACATGCTCATGCTGGGCGCGAACCCGCTTGCGTCCAATGGCAGCCTGATGACGACGCCGGACGTGCGGGCCCGGCTGCGCGCCATCCAGGAGCGCGGCGGCAAGGTGGTGGTCATCGACCCGCGCCGCACGGAGACGGCGGGCATCGCGGACCAGCACGTCTTCATCCGTCCTGGCACGGACGCGCTCGCGCTGTTCTCCCTGCTGCACGTCGTCTTGGAAGGCAACGCGCACCGCATGGGCCGGCTCGCGGCGTTCGTGGACGGCTTGGACACCGTGGTGCCGCTCGTCCGGGACTTCGCTCCGGAGCGCACGGCCCTGCACACCGGCATCGCGCCGGAGGTGCTTCGCGGCATCGCGCGGGGCTTCCTCGCCGCGGATGGGGCCGTCTGCTACGGGCGCGTCGGCGTGTCCACGCAGCCGTTCGGCTCGCTCTGCCAGTGGCTCATCAACGTCCTCAACATCGTCACCGGCAACCTGGACCGGGAGGGCGGCGCGCTCTTCACCCTGCCCGCCTTCGACCTCATCGGCGGGCCTCGCGCGTTCGGCGTGGGCCCTGGCAGCCATGGCCGCTGGAAGAGCCGGGTCCGCGGCCTGCCGGAATCCTCCGGGGAGCTGCCCGTCGCGGCGCTCGCGGAGGAGATCCTCACTCCAGGCGAGGGACGCATCCGCGCGCTCATCACCGTGGCCGGCAACCCCGTGCTGTCCACGCCCAATGGCACGCAGCTGGACGCCGCGCTGGGGCAGCTCGACTTCATGGTGAGCGTGGATCCGTACCTCAACGAGACCACGCGCCACGCGCACTACATCCTGCCGCCCGCGTCGCTGCTGGAGCGCGGGCACTACGACCTCGTGTTCCACGTGCTCGCGGTGCGCAACACGGCGAAGTACTCGCCGCCGGTGTTCCAAGCGGGTCCGGACTCCTTGCAGGACTGGGAGATTGCCCTGGAGCTCCAGCACCGGCTGGAAACCCTGCGCAAGGGGCGGAGCGTTCGTGCCCGGCTCCAGCACCAGGCCCTCAAGCGGCTGGGGCCGGAGCGCATCCTCGACCTGGGCCTTCGCATGGGGCCGTATGGCACTCGCTTCCATCCGCTCAAGAAGCACGGCCTGTCGCTCGCGAAGCTTCGCGCCGCGCCGCATGGCATCGACCTGGGGCCGTTGAAGCCCAGCCTGCCCGGCCGGCTCCGCAACCGCTCCAAGCGCATCCAGTTGGCGCCGGAGCTGTTCGTCGCGGACGTGGCCCGGCTTCGCGCCGCGTTCCCGGACGACGCGGCCCCCCGCGAGGGCGAGCTGCTGCTCATCGGCCGGCGGCACCTGCGCGACAACAACTCCTGGATGCACAACGTGGCGGGACTGGTGAAGGGCCGCCCGCGCTGCACGCTGATGATCCACCCGGACGACGCCTCACGCATCGGGCTCACCGATGGCGTGAACGCCACCATCCGCTCGCGCGTGGGTGAAGTGACCGTGCCCGTCGCCGTCACCGCCGACGTGATGCCCGGCGTCGTCAGCCTGCCGCACGGCTACGGCCACCAGCGTCCGGGCATCCGCCAGCAGGTCGCCAGCGCGCATGCGGGCGCCAGCATCAACGACCTCACGGATGATCAAGCGCTGGACGTCGTCAGTGGCAACGCGGCCTTCAGCGGGACGCCCGTGCAGGTGCGTCCGGCCTGA
- a CDS encoding ATP-binding response regulator has translation MAALIASLDWSKSPLGPIESWPQSLRTTVSLCLASNFPINIIWGEGHTQIYNAGYRVVCGAAHPRAMGESYRVTWASAWPAIGEPFERALAGETSFLENERMFLERNGYPEETFFTYSLSPIRDGSGKVVGLFHPVTETTATMLAERRTRALRDIADSAGQALMFDEACSLLLATLGEYAFDLPFALLYVTAPDGTQARLQGQCGVPAGAPFAPDVIRLQDAGEEGTWPLARAARSGRAEPVTDLEARFGLVVAGPYPEPLKSSFVLPVRVAGVDAPIGYLVIGVSQRLPLNDSYRTFVEVLSGAVNAALGNARAYEAERRRAEALLEIDQAKTAFFSNVSHEFRTPLTLMLGPLEDLLAGLRGALPEEARGELAVVHRNALRLLKLVNALLDFSRIEAGRAQAHVEPTDLSVLTRDVASAFRSAFERAGMRLVVDAEPLEEPVFVDREMWEKIVLNLVSNAFKFTHAGEIRVELKRDGGFARLTVRDTGIGIPEQELEKVFQRFHRVKEARGRTHEGSGIGLALVQDLAKLHGGSVEVKSVEGQGSSFSVRVPFGKGAWAGVAAPKDAERLPANPVRIDAFVEESLHWSAGPEASPVPVTEPGPRQRILLADDNADMRDYVGRLLASRYDVTAVANGAEALRSARESRPDLLLSDVMMPVMDGVQLVRELRADEALRTLPVILLSARAGEEETASGLELGADDYLTKPFAAKELLARVRTQLTMAAMRLRAAEQAAHAKQLEQHQQALESLLKTRDEFLSIASHELKTPITSLLLQLQMAERYVKPAEGRVVSPERLPRALKVSLVQVDRLTRLVEDLLDVARIRTGTFALDVREVDLAQLASDVLERLSGQLTQTGCPTRLDAPHALPWHVDLHRLEQVLTNLITNAMRYAPGGPLVVRLQEQGDGVRIEVRDHGPGVPEAQRESIFDRFDRGLANRHTGGLGLGLFISKQIVTAHGGSISVEDAPGGGACFVVLLPRSTGSVTPRAIHPRLLDNRGVN, from the coding sequence ATGGCCGCCCTCATCGCCTCACTCGACTGGTCGAAGTCCCCGCTGGGGCCCATCGAGTCGTGGCCCCAGAGCCTGCGCACGACGGTGAGCCTGTGCCTCGCGTCGAACTTCCCCATCAACATCATCTGGGGCGAGGGTCACACCCAGATCTACAACGCCGGCTACCGCGTGGTGTGCGGCGCGGCGCACCCTCGCGCGATGGGGGAGAGCTACCGGGTCACCTGGGCGTCGGCCTGGCCCGCGATTGGTGAACCGTTCGAGCGGGCGCTCGCCGGGGAGACCTCCTTTCTCGAGAACGAGCGGATGTTCCTCGAGCGCAACGGCTACCCGGAGGAGACGTTCTTCACCTACTCGCTGAGCCCCATCCGCGACGGGTCCGGCAAGGTGGTGGGCCTCTTCCATCCGGTGACGGAGACGACGGCCACGATGCTCGCCGAGCGGCGGACACGGGCCCTGCGCGACATCGCCGACAGCGCGGGGCAGGCGTTGATGTTCGACGAGGCGTGCAGCCTGCTCCTCGCGACGCTGGGCGAGTACGCCTTCGACCTGCCCTTCGCGCTGCTCTATGTGACCGCTCCCGACGGCACCCAGGCCCGGCTCCAGGGGCAATGCGGAGTGCCCGCGGGCGCGCCGTTCGCGCCGGACGTCATCCGCCTCCAGGACGCCGGGGAGGAGGGGACGTGGCCGCTGGCGCGCGCGGCGAGGAGCGGACGGGCGGAGCCCGTCACGGACCTGGAGGCCCGGTTCGGGCTGGTCGTCGCGGGGCCGTACCCGGAGCCCCTGAAGTCGTCGTTCGTGCTCCCGGTGCGCGTGGCGGGCGTGGACGCGCCCATCGGGTACCTGGTCATCGGGGTGAGCCAGCGGCTCCCTCTCAACGACTCCTACCGCACCTTCGTGGAGGTGCTGAGCGGCGCGGTGAACGCGGCGCTCGGGAACGCGCGGGCCTACGAGGCGGAGCGGCGCCGGGCGGAGGCGCTGCTGGAGATTGATCAGGCGAAGACGGCCTTCTTCAGCAACGTGAGCCACGAGTTCCGCACGCCGCTCACGCTGATGCTGGGGCCGCTGGAGGACCTGCTGGCGGGATTGAGAGGGGCGTTGCCGGAGGAGGCTCGCGGGGAGCTGGCGGTCGTGCACCGCAATGCCTTGCGGCTGCTCAAGCTGGTGAACGCGCTGCTCGACTTCTCCCGCATCGAGGCGGGCCGCGCCCAGGCGCACGTCGAGCCCACGGACCTGTCCGTCCTCACCCGCGACGTGGCGAGCGCGTTCCGCTCCGCCTTCGAGCGCGCGGGCATGCGGCTGGTGGTGGACGCGGAGCCCCTGGAGGAGCCGGTCTTCGTGGACCGGGAGATGTGGGAGAAGATCGTCCTCAACCTCGTGTCGAACGCGTTCAAGTTCACGCACGCCGGGGAGATCCGCGTCGAGCTGAAGCGCGACGGCGGCTTCGCGCGGCTGACGGTGCGGGACACGGGCATCGGCATTCCGGAGCAGGAGCTGGAGAAGGTGTTCCAGCGCTTCCACCGGGTGAAGGAGGCCCGGGGACGCACGCACGAGGGCAGCGGCATCGGGCTCGCGCTCGTGCAGGACCTGGCGAAGCTCCACGGTGGCTCGGTGGAGGTGAAGAGCGTGGAGGGGCAGGGCTCCTCCTTCTCCGTCCGGGTGCCGTTCGGCAAGGGGGCCTGGGCGGGAGTGGCCGCGCCGAAGGACGCGGAGCGGCTGCCCGCCAACCCCGTGCGCATCGATGCCTTCGTGGAGGAGTCGCTGCACTGGTCGGCGGGCCCCGAGGCGTCGCCAGTGCCGGTGACGGAGCCGGGGCCCCGGCAGCGCATCCTGCTCGCGGACGACAACGCGGACATGCGCGACTACGTCGGGCGCCTGCTGGCCTCGCGCTACGACGTGACGGCGGTGGCGAACGGGGCGGAGGCCCTCCGCTCGGCGCGGGAGTCGCGGCCGGACCTGCTGCTGTCGGACGTGATGATGCCGGTGATGGACGGCGTCCAACTGGTGCGCGAGCTGCGCGCGGACGAAGCGCTGCGCACGCTGCCGGTCATCCTGCTGTCCGCGCGCGCGGGCGAGGAGGAGACGGCGAGCGGGCTGGAGCTGGGCGCGGACGACTACCTGACGAAGCCGTTCGCGGCGAAGGAGCTCTTGGCCCGCGTGCGGACGCAGCTCACCATGGCGGCCATGCGGCTGCGGGCGGCGGAGCAGGCCGCGCACGCGAAGCAGTTGGAACAGCATCAGCAGGCGTTGGAGTCGCTGCTCAAGACCCGTGATGAATTCCTCTCCATCGCCTCCCATGAATTGAAGACGCCCATCACCTCCCTGCTGCTGCAATTGCAGATGGCGGAGCGGTACGTGAAGCCGGCGGAGGGGCGTGTCGTGAGCCCCGAGCGGCTGCCGCGAGCGCTGAAGGTGTCGCTGGTCCAGGTGGACCGGCTGACGCGCCTGGTGGAGGACCTGCTGGACGTGGCCCGCATCCGGACGGGCACGTTCGCGCTCGACGTCCGGGAGGTGGACCTGGCGCAGCTGGCCTCGGACGTGTTGGAGCGGCTGTCCGGGCAGCTCACGCAGACGGGGTGCCCGACGCGGCTGGACGCGCCGCACGCGCTGCCGTGGCACGTGGACCTGCACCGGTTGGAGCAGGTGCTGACGAACCTCATCACGAACGCGATGCGGTACGCGCCCGGCGGCCCGCTGGTGGTGCGGTTGCAGGAGCAGGGAGACGGGGTGCGCATCGAGGTGCGCGACCACGGCCCCGGTGTTCCGGAGGCGCAGCGGGAGAGCATCTTCGACCGGTTCGACCGCGGCCTCGCGAACCGCCACACGGGAGGCCTGGGCCTGGGCCTCTTCATCTCCAAGCAGATCGTCACCGCCCACGGCGGGAGCATCTCCGTGGAGGACGCGCCAGGAGGAGGCGCCTGCTTCGTGGTGCTGCTGCCCCGGAGCACGGGTTCCGTGACGCCCCGCGCCATCCATCCCCGGCTACTTGACAACCGGGGAGTCAATTGA
- a CDS encoding chalcone isomerase family protein, whose protein sequence is MRTVAITDSGVKGKAMTGTAWKKGARGFALGMLLLVGAAAHAGQAGGVNMPDSLQVEGRTLALTHMELKKKLFFNVYVWSLYMEEEPSCFKEAVASNSLKRLHFRFLRTITKDQLVGSFREGLRQNPAMREDALSQSLEKLLSSLHDVRKGDDLVLTYLPGSGLHVSGGASGGVHIPGKSFADALFSSWLDTHPIFPK, encoded by the coding sequence ATGCGCACCGTAGCGATCACCGACTCAGGGGTGAAGGGGAAGGCGATGACGGGGACGGCGTGGAAAAAGGGGGCGCGAGGGTTCGCGCTGGGGATGCTCCTGCTCGTGGGCGCTGCCGCCCATGCGGGACAGGCGGGCGGGGTCAACATGCCGGATTCCCTCCAGGTGGAGGGGCGCACGCTGGCGCTCACCCACATGGAGCTGAAGAAGAAGCTCTTCTTCAATGTCTACGTCTGGAGCCTCTACATGGAAGAGGAGCCCTCCTGCTTCAAGGAGGCCGTGGCGTCCAACAGCCTGAAACGCCTGCACTTCCGCTTCCTGCGCACCATCACCAAGGACCAGCTCGTCGGCAGCTTCCGTGAAGGCCTGCGCCAGAACCCGGCCATGCGCGAGGACGCCCTCAGCCAGTCCCTGGAGAAGCTCCTGTCGTCCCTCCATGACGTCCGCAAGGGCGACGACCTCGTCCTCACCTACCTGCCCGGCTCCGGCCTCCACGTCTCCGGCGGCGCGTCCGGCGGCGTCCACATCCCGGGCAAGTCCTTCGCCGACGCCCT